The following are from one region of the Quercus robur chromosome 1, dhQueRobu3.1, whole genome shotgun sequence genome:
- the LOC126691298 gene encoding serine carboxypeptidase-like 20 isoform X2 has translation MSLAMANFLFFTISLCMLLTFGIIEAAPKDALITHLPGFNGTFPSKHYAGYVTNIKNKNNNGGKKLFYYFVESERKAWKDPVVLWLNGGPGCSSMDGFVYEHGPFTFEEGKPKGSLPRLRLNPYSWSKVSNIIYLDSPAGVGFSYWKYSSARKTGDVETASDTHEFLLKWFKQFPEFVSNPFYISGESYAGIYVPTLASEVIKGIKNGVKPFINLKGYMVGNGVTDGKFDGNALVPFAHGMSLISNNIFEKVHSSCKGNYYNPVGKSCNQNLQLVYAAIDGLNVYDILEPCYHAPGTQGNTSLPLSFQQLGESERPLPVRKRIFGRAWPFRAPVRDGLVPLWPQLSQGISVPCVNDEVATIWLNNKEVRDAIHAKPPSVTGGPWVLCTGAIHYEHDAGSMIPYHKNLTLQGYRALIYRNLQSSELVQMSQQPRPCT, from the exons ATGTCATTGGCCATGGCGAATTTCCTTTTCTTCACCATCTCTCTTTGCATgcttttaacttttggaattatTGAAGCTGCCCCAAAAGACGCTCTCATCACACATCTTCCTGGCTTCAATGGTACTTTTCCATCTAAACACTACGCAGG ATATGTTaccaatattaaaaataaaaataataatggtgGAAAGAAGCTGTTCTACTACTTTGTTGAGTCTGAAAGAAAGGCATGGAAGGATCCTGTTGTTTTGTGGCTGAATGGTGGACCCGGTTGCTCGAGTATGGATGGTTTCGTCTACGAACATG GACCATTCACCTTTGAAGAGGGAAAACCAAAAGGAAGCCTTCCTAGGCTGCGTCTTAATCCTTATAGCTGGTCCAAG GTTTCAAACATAATTTACTTGGATTCTCCTGCCGGTGTTGGCTTCTCTTACTGGAAATACTCAAGCGCACGCAAAACAGGAGACGTAGAAACTGCCTCTGATACACATGAATTCCTTCTCAAG TGGTTTAAACAATTCCCAGAGTTCGTCTCCAATCCATTTTATATATCAGGAGAGTCTTATGCTGGAATTTATGTGCCAACTCTTGCTTCTGAAGTAATAAAAG gAATAAAAAATGGCGTAAAGCCCTTTATCAATTTGAAG GGCTACATGGTGGGAAATGGAGTCACTGATGGCAAATTTGATGGCAATGCTCTCGTCCCATTTGCACACGGGATGAGCCTTATTTCAAACAATATCTTTGAG AAAGTTCATTCTTCTTGCAAAGGAAATTACTATAACCCTGTAGGAAAATCTTGCAATCAGAACCTTCAACTAGTTTATGCG GCTATTGATGGGCTTAACGTTTATGACATCCTTGAGCCTTGCTATCACGCCCCGGGAACACAAGGAAACACAAGTTTACCATTAAGCTTCCAGCAATTAGGAGAATCTGAGAGGCCTCTTCCCGTGAGAAAAAGGATATTTGGCCGTGCTTGGCCTTTTAGGGCACCAGTAAGAGATGGCTTGGTACCATTGTGGCCTCAATTATCCCAAGGAATCAGCGTTCCCTGTGTA AATGATGAAGTTGCAACTATATGGCTGAACAATAAAGAAGTTAGGGATGCAATTCATGCCAAGCCG CCAAGTGTGACTGGTGGTCCTTGGGTATTATGCACTGGTGCAATACATTATGAGCATGATGCTGGAAGTATGATCCCTTACCATAAAAATCTGACCCTTCAAGGATATCGAGCACTTATTTACAG AAATCTTCAGTCAAGTGAACTCGTCCAAATGAGCCAACAACCTCGTCCTTGTACCTGA